A DNA window from Methanobacterium sp. contains the following coding sequences:
- a CDS encoding MarR family transcriptional regulator, translating to MDEEKLGEMLDNLFLLYQLFQKNVLKYKTSNGRIKMSFAHYLTLIILKERGELSISEIGNLIGMKKQNMTYLTNKLVEDGLIQRLHDMSDRRVIKIALTGKGDEYLDKWRKNKIEETKEDFSFYNDKDMNEICRSIENIKQVFLRIDNGRKNF from the coding sequence ATGGATGAGGAAAAATTAGGAGAAATGTTGGATAATTTATTTTTGTTATACCAGCTTTTTCAAAAAAACGTTTTGAAGTATAAGACCAGCAATGGGCGTATAAAAATGTCATTTGCCCATTATTTAACATTGATAATATTAAAGGAAAGGGGAGAACTATCCATATCTGAAATTGGAAACTTGATTGGAATGAAAAAACAAAATATGACCTATCTGACCAATAAGCTTGTTGAAGATGGGTTGATCCAGAGATTGCATGATATGAGCGATCGGAGGGTAATTAAAATTGCCCTTACGGGTAAAGGTGATGAATATCTGGATAAATGGCGTAAAAATAAAATTGAAGAAACGAAAGAAGATTTTTCGTTTTACAATGATAAAGATATGAATGAAATTTGCAGATCAATTGAAAATATCAAGCAGGTATTCTTAAGAATAGATAATGGAAGAAAAAATTTTTAA
- a CDS encoding ABC transporter permease has protein sequence MSIYKLSFKNFKRRKLRSALTMLGIVIGVTALISLIGIGTGMSSYMKDQTASLMGDVTITNSSGGSGITGSTGDSFLNSAAVSQIENMSELYNIKKETQFTTQMNNIQLMVIGMSDWNQLKFNGTAGVVISKSLADELNYKIGSNITVKDQKMTITGITNEGGDNGAYVFMNVDKALPLNNNKVSSITANTKADPDTVKNQIESAVNGTSALTKSDYTKQIDNIMQTVTLFVGAIAGVALLVGVISIVNIMLVNVSERTREIGVLKAIGFKNREILSSILTEAGLLGLLSAIVGVVVAAVILELGIMFLAPQYGISGIKLTQMLPLWLVAAVIGGATILSVLAGLYPAWRASKLNVVEALRYE, from the coding sequence ATGAGCATTTATAAACTATCCTTTAAAAATTTTAAAAGAAGAAAACTTAGAAGCGCCCTAACCATGTTAGGAATAGTAATAGGAGTAACTGCCCTAATTAGTCTTATAGGTATTGGTACAGGAATGTCGTCTTATATGAAAGATCAAACAGCTTCCCTTATGGGCGACGTTACCATAACAAATAGCTCTGGAGGGTCAGGAATTACAGGATCTACGGGTGATTCATTTTTAAATTCTGCCGCAGTTTCCCAAATAGAGAATATGTCAGAGCTTTACAACATTAAAAAAGAAACACAGTTCACTACACAAATGAATAACATACAGCTAATGGTCATAGGAATGAGTGACTGGAACCAGTTGAAATTTAACGGGACCGCAGGAGTTGTTATTAGTAAATCACTTGCAGATGAATTAAATTATAAAATTGGAAGCAATATAACCGTTAAAGATCAAAAAATGACAATTACCGGGATAACTAACGAAGGAGGAGACAATGGGGCATACGTGTTCATGAATGTTGATAAAGCCCTCCCTTTAAACAACAACAAGGTATCAAGCATAACTGCAAATACTAAAGCAGACCCTGACACTGTAAAAAACCAGATCGAAAGTGCTGTAAACGGTACAAGTGCTTTAACAAAGTCAGACTACACCAAACAAATCGATAACATAATGCAAACAGTAACCCTCTTTGTAGGTGCTATTGCAGGTGTTGCATTACTGGTGGGTGTTATAAGCATTGTAAACATCATGTTAGTCAATGTTTCAGAGCGTACAAGAGAAATTGGAGTATTAAAAGCAATTGGATTTAAAAATAGAGAAATATTAAGCAGCATACTTACAGAAGCCGGTCTTTTAGGTTTATTATCTGCCATAGTAGGAGTAGTTGTAGCTGCTGTCATACTCGAACTTGGAATTATGTTCCTTGCACCACAATACGGCATTAGCGGCATTAAACTCACCCAAATGTTGCCTTTATGGTTAGTAGCTGCAGTAATTGGAGGTGCTACAATTTTAAGTGTTTTAGCAGGATTATATCCCGCATGGAGGGCATCTAAACTAAACGTTGTGGAGGCACTGCGATATGAATAA
- a CDS encoding ABC transporter ATP-binding protein, which produces MNNDVLEFNEVWKTYRMGSEDIQALRGVNLTVSSGSFIAIMGPSGSGKSTLLHLAGILDTPTKGTVLLNGKNIKEYTQDEQANLRRANIGFVFQRFNLMPQLTALENVMLPMISQDSGKAKKLLDKVGLSDKYNRYHTQLSGGEQQRVSIARALANDPSLLLADEPTGELDTENAMIIMELLQELNQNDGLTIVGVTHNPLSAKYADEVIRMQDGNIIS; this is translated from the coding sequence ATGAATAACGATGTACTCGAATTTAATGAAGTCTGGAAAACATACAGAATGGGATCAGAGGACATACAAGCACTTAGAGGGGTTAATTTAACAGTAAGCAGCGGTTCATTTATTGCCATAATGGGGCCTTCTGGATCTGGAAAATCAACACTGCTCCACCTGGCAGGAATACTCGACACACCCACAAAGGGAACTGTCTTGCTGAATGGGAAAAATATCAAAGAGTATACCCAAGATGAACAGGCAAATCTCCGGAGGGCCAACATAGGATTTGTATTCCAGCGGTTCAATTTAATGCCACAGCTTACAGCATTAGAAAATGTTATGCTGCCTATGATTTCACAGGACTCAGGAAAAGCAAAAAAACTCCTTGACAAGGTAGGATTATCCGACAAGTACAACCGTTATCATACACAGCTTTCAGGTGGGGAACAACAGAGGGTTTCCATTGCACGTGCCCTTGCAAATGATCCATCACTTTTACTAGCTGATGAACCAACAGGAGAACTAGATACAGAAAATGCAATGATAATAATGGAATTACTCCAAGAATTGAATCAAAATGATGGGTTAACAATAGTAGGAGTTACACACAATCCACTATCTGCAAAATATGCCGACGAAGTAATCAGAATGCAGGACGGAAATATAATCAGCTGA
- a CDS encoding SulP family inorganic anion transporter: protein MKKLNKPDMKNKFLLEGVLPLKAPFTSEIIAGLILAAVGIPEVMGYAKIAGMPVITGLYTILLPIAIFAIFCSSRHLIVGADSATAAILSGTLVSIAAIGSPNYIALASTVALLCAVFLVMARVLRLGFIADFMSRTVLIGFLSGVGVQVAVSQLANMLGISGEGGLNTIPQLINVFTHLFQINAYTLILSAIVVAVIIGTRRISHKIPGALIAVVVTVIASFLFNFQAIGISILGNIPSGLPNFGIPAVDINILPNLMITVVTCFIVILSQSTATARAFTIRYSESVDEDKDIFALGLANGVAGLTGTFVVNGSPTKTEIVDDAGSRTQAASLITAFAVFIVLLFMTKAMSFLPNATLAGIVFVIGITMIDISHLKDIRHKVKSEYFLAIITAATVVVMGVLWGILLSIILSIILHLSHSYMPTNSIFTKNKKGVWSFEPVKVGRSTEEGLLIYRFNRDLYFANSDKLKEEVLKLVKGADPPLKLFVLNTAGFSRVDYTSAEMFKDLYRELKERNIKFALTSMLPDLKDQFDHLGLTRLIGEENIYENVLEALSAYESGNY from the coding sequence ATGAAGAAACTAAACAAACCAGATATGAAAAATAAGTTTCTTTTAGAGGGAGTATTGCCTCTTAAGGCCCCATTTACTTCTGAGATTATAGCAGGTTTAATATTAGCCGCAGTAGGGATTCCAGAAGTCATGGGATATGCTAAAATAGCAGGAATGCCTGTTATCACCGGCCTTTATACCATCTTACTTCCGATTGCCATATTCGCCATTTTCTGTTCTTCACGTCATTTGATAGTCGGAGCCGATTCAGCAACTGCAGCAATTTTATCAGGTACGCTTGTTTCTATCGCAGCAATAGGAAGTCCCAACTACATTGCACTGGCATCTACAGTTGCACTGCTGTGTGCAGTTTTTTTAGTTATGGCACGTGTATTGAGGCTAGGCTTTATAGCTGATTTTATGTCTAGAACTGTCCTAATTGGTTTTTTATCAGGAGTTGGAGTCCAGGTAGCCGTAAGCCAGCTGGCAAATATGCTGGGGATATCTGGAGAAGGAGGATTAAACACAATTCCCCAGTTAATCAACGTTTTTACACATTTATTCCAGATTAACGCATATACTCTTATATTATCTGCGATTGTTGTAGCTGTAATTATCGGGACGCGCCGTATTTCACATAAAATTCCAGGAGCATTAATAGCTGTTGTAGTTACAGTTATAGCAAGCTTTTTATTTAATTTTCAAGCAATTGGAATTTCAATTTTAGGAAATATACCCAGTGGACTTCCCAACTTTGGAATACCTGCTGTAGATATAAACATTTTACCAAATTTAATGATAACCGTAGTTACCTGTTTTATAGTTATATTATCTCAAAGTACTGCTACCGCCAGAGCATTCACAATCCGTTACTCAGAGAGTGTTGATGAAGATAAGGACATATTTGCCCTTGGCCTTGCTAATGGAGTTGCAGGTTTAACCGGCACATTTGTAGTAAATGGAAGTCCTACAAAGACAGAGATAGTGGATGATGCAGGAAGCCGTACACAGGCCGCTTCACTTATAACTGCATTTGCAGTTTTTATAGTTCTTTTATTCATGACAAAAGCTATGTCTTTTTTACCAAATGCCACCCTTGCAGGGATTGTTTTTGTAATAGGTATTACCATGATTGATATATCTCATTTGAAGGATATTCGTCATAAAGTAAAGTCAGAATATTTTTTAGCTATCATAACTGCTGCCACGGTAGTTGTCATGGGTGTTTTATGGGGAATATTGCTTTCGATCATCCTTTCTATTATTTTACACTTAAGTCACAGCTACATGCCTACTAACAGTATTTTTACAAAGAATAAAAAGGGAGTATGGTCCTTTGAACCTGTTAAAGTTGGTAGATCAACTGAAGAAGGATTACTTATATACAGGTTTAACCGCGACCTGTACTTTGCCAATTCTGACAAGCTAAAAGAAGAAGTACTTAAACTGGTAAAAGGGGCTGATCCTCCACTAAAATTGTTTGTATTGAACACGGCAGGATTTTCGAGGGTTGATTATACATCTGCAGAAATGTTTAAGGATTTGTACAGGGAGTTAAAAGAAAGAAATATTAAATTCGCATTAACCTCCATGTTACCTGATCTTAAAGACCAATTCGATCATTTAGGGCTAACCCGCCTTATAGGCGAGGAAAATATTTATGAAAACGTGCTTGAAGCGCTTAGTGCTTATGAAAGTGGAAATTACTGA
- a CDS encoding CDGSH iron-sulfur domain-containing protein, with the protein MADKDPMKIKILKNGPYMVSGNVPLFEQIMVTNEEGHVCEWSEGKEYPLKERYTICRCGASKRKPFCDGSHIKINFDGTEVASKEKYMEKARKLETKDFILNDVWDLCDHSRFCLRGGGIRELLKSEDPEDIKLAIEEAKSCPSGRLVLQDKKTGKPVEPEFKPSIVLVNDPQKKCDGPVWVRGGIPIESADGSTYEVRNRVTLCRCGKSENKPFCDGRHWMSAEEKQAFRDKWISPDD; encoded by the coding sequence ATGGCAGATAAAGATCCAATGAAAATAAAAATACTTAAAAATGGACCTTATATGGTTTCAGGAAATGTCCCTTTATTTGAACAAATAATGGTGACAAATGAAGAGGGACATGTGTGTGAATGGAGCGAAGGCAAGGAATATCCACTTAAAGAAAGATATACCATTTGCCGCTGTGGTGCATCCAAAAGGAAACCTTTCTGTGATGGATCACATATAAAAATTAATTTTGATGGAACTGAAGTGGCAAGTAAAGAAAAGTACATGGAAAAGGCCCGGAAACTTGAAACAAAAGATTTTATACTGAACGACGTATGGGACCTATGCGACCACTCCCGCTTCTGCCTGCGTGGAGGGGGTATAAGAGAACTGTTAAAGTCTGAAGATCCAGAAGACATTAAACTTGCAATTGAAGAAGCTAAAAGCTGCCCCTCAGGGCGGCTTGTGCTGCAGGATAAAAAGACAGGAAAACCTGTTGAACCTGAATTTAAACCATCTATTGTCCTGGTTAATGATCCACAGAAAAAATGTGATGGTCCTGTTTGGGTGAGGGGAGGAATCCCAATTGAATCTGCTGATGGAAGCACCTATGAAGTTAGAAATAGAGTTACACTTTGCAGGTGCGGAAAATCTGAAAATAAGCCATTTTGTGATGGGAGACACTGGATGAGTGCAGAAGAAAAACAGGCATTCAGGGATAAGTGGATTTCTCCTGATGATTAA
- the tsaA gene encoding tRNA (N6-threonylcarbamoyladenosine(37)-N6)-methyltransferase TrmO: MKIEPIGIINSPYHVKGDSPRQGRFSEKLSQITVFDEYAQGLQDIEKREHLIILYGLDRAEDYKLMVIPPGKTKEQGLFSTRAPVRPNPIALCMVKLIKVEGNILTVKWLDALDGSPLIDIKPFLPEVDCIEK, encoded by the coding sequence ATGAAAATTGAACCAATAGGTATCATAAATTCTCCTTACCATGTAAAAGGAGATTCGCCTCGCCAGGGCCGTTTTTCAGAAAAATTAAGCCAAATAACTGTTTTTGATGAATATGCTCAGGGTTTGCAGGATATAGAAAAACGTGAACATTTGATTATTTTATATGGATTAGATCGAGCTGAAGATTATAAACTGATGGTAATTCCCCCTGGAAAAACAAAAGAACAGGGTTTATTTTCTACCAGGGCTCCTGTAAGGCCAAATCCGATTGCTTTATGTATGGTCAAACTGATAAAAGTAGAAGGAAATATTCTTACAGTGAAATGGCTGGATGCCCTTGACGGCTCTCCTTTAATTGATATTAAACCATTTTTACCTGAAGTGGACTGTATTGAAAAGTAA
- a CDS encoding UbiA family prenyltransferase: MNAYLEIIRPGNAVMAVIAVILVIFISGNFTLSAFLACIVVFMIIGGGNAINDYFDHKIDAINKPNRPIPSGRISLNAAKIYSAALFVIGTILAFIMGPLPGIIALSTSILLVLYAYNLKKIALIGNIVVSFFTGLTFVFGGVVVGAMETSIYLGFFAFLMTMAREIVKDMEDVDGDRKEGAATLPIIYGMKLSSILAAFFMIIASVASPVLYFIGIFNMLYLAPLFAAIVVFLISAASILKDQSIQNTAKVSKRIKMGMGITFLAFAVGSPFLASLI; this comes from the coding sequence ATGAATGCATATTTAGAGATAATAAGGCCAGGGAATGCAGTGATGGCTGTTATAGCCGTGATTTTAGTCATATTTATAAGTGGAAACTTTACATTAAGTGCATTTTTAGCTTGCATTGTGGTTTTTATGATAATAGGCGGTGGAAATGCAATAAATGATTATTTTGACCATAAAATAGATGCCATCAACAAACCAAACCGTCCAATTCCATCTGGAAGAATTTCTTTAAATGCAGCTAAAATTTATTCTGCGGCCCTTTTTGTAATTGGAACAATCCTAGCTTTTATAATGGGGCCTTTACCAGGAATCATAGCCCTTTCAACATCGATTTTGCTGGTGCTGTACGCTTATAACCTTAAAAAAATAGCCCTTATTGGGAATATCGTGGTTTCATTCTTTACAGGGCTCACATTTGTTTTTGGAGGCGTAGTAGTTGGTGCGATGGAGACTTCGATTTATTTGGGGTTCTTTGCTTTTTTGATGACAATGGCCCGTGAGATAGTTAAAGATATGGAAGATGTAGATGGTGACAGAAAAGAGGGAGCAGCCACACTACCAATAATCTACGGGATGAAATTGTCATCAATCCTTGCAGCATTCTTCATGATAATTGCAAGTGTTGCAAGTCCTGTGCTTTATTTTATAGGTATATTTAATATGCTTTATTTAGCACCACTTTTTGCTGCAATTGTGGTATTTCTGATATCTGCAGCGTCTATATTAAAGGATCAATCTATCCAAAATACTGCAAAGGTTTCAAAAAGGATTAAAATGGGTATGGGTATAACATTTCTGGCATTTGCTGTGGGATCTCCATTCTTAGCTTCCTTAATTTAA
- the ftsY gene encoding signal recognition particle-docking protein FtsY has protein sequence MFESLKKKFSGTIGKLSDKLSSEEEAEVTHQEEISGETKETAPETTETFEKLEKIEEPSAEEKELETEEPLIEEKESETGVRGKLSGIFSREKKDEKVEEKVEEKPVETHEEPEEVAEEKSGMFSFVTKKTISEKDIDDILFELEMSLLESDVAMEVAEKIINSVKEDLVGRKIRRRSDVAEFTRDALKKAISEILGVETKDLKEMADNARKSGEPLKIMFVGINGTGKTTTIAKVATYFINEGYTPVIAAADTFRAGAIEQISHHAENIGVKIIKHKKGADPAAVAYDAVEHAKAKGKEIVLIDTAGRMQTNVNLMDEMKKIKRVVKPDLIIYVGDSLTGNDAVEQASKFDEAVGVDGIVLTKADADAKGGAALSIGYVINKPILFLGVGQSYEDIMEFKPEWMVDQLF, from the coding sequence TTGTTTGAATCACTTAAAAAGAAATTTAGCGGCACAATAGGAAAACTAAGTGATAAACTCTCGAGTGAAGAGGAAGCAGAAGTAACTCACCAAGAAGAAATTTCAGGGGAAACCAAAGAAACTGCACCAGAAACTACTGAAACCTTCGAGAAACTGGAAAAAATTGAAGAACCTTCAGCTGAAGAAAAAGAGCTTGAGACTGAAGAGCCTCTAATTGAAGAAAAAGAGTCTGAAACTGGAGTTAGAGGGAAATTATCTGGAATTTTTTCTAGAGAAAAGAAGGACGAAAAAGTAGAGGAAAAGGTAGAAGAAAAACCTGTGGAAACTCATGAGGAGCCCGAAGAAGTAGCGGAAGAAAAATCAGGAATGTTCTCGTTTGTTACCAAAAAAACAATATCTGAAAAAGATATTGATGATATACTCTTTGAACTTGAAATGTCACTCCTGGAAAGTGATGTTGCAATGGAAGTCGCTGAAAAAATAATTAATTCTGTAAAAGAAGATTTAGTGGGTAGAAAAATCAGAAGAAGAAGCGACGTTGCAGAATTTACAAGAGATGCCCTTAAAAAAGCTATTTCTGAAATATTAGGGGTTGAAACTAAAGACCTCAAAGAAATGGCTGATAACGCACGAAAATCTGGCGAACCCCTTAAAATCATGTTTGTGGGGATAAATGGTACTGGTAAAACAACCACCATAGCTAAAGTGGCTACCTATTTTATAAATGAGGGATACACACCAGTTATTGCAGCTGCAGACACTTTCAGGGCAGGTGCAATTGAACAGATAAGCCATCATGCCGAAAATATTGGTGTAAAGATTATAAAGCACAAAAAAGGTGCAGATCCCGCAGCAGTTGCATATGATGCAGTTGAACACGCAAAAGCTAAAGGAAAAGAGATAGTTTTAATCGACACAGCAGGTAGAATGCAGACAAATGTGAATCTCATGGATGAGATGAAGAAAATCAAGCGTGTTGTAAAACCAGATCTTATCATTTACGTCGGTGATTCCTTAACAGGAAACGATGCTGTAGAACAGGCTTCAAAATTTGATGAAGCGGTTGGCGTGGATGGAATTGTCTTAACCAAAGCAGATGCAGACGCAAAAGGCGGAGCAGCACTTTCCATTGGTTATGTGATTAATAAGCCAATCCTGTTTTTAGGTGTCGGCCAGTCATATGAAGATATAATGGAATTTAAACCGGAATGGATGGTTGACCAGCTGTTTTAA
- the pfdA gene encoding prefoldin subunit alpha, whose product MEDRQRLEQMVNEINMYQSQLDVLKQQIESVNASIAELISAEETLEAVKGKEGTETFVPVGAGSFLIAEIKNTDQVIMGLGAGAAAKKNIDEAKESISSQRKELEQLVDKMSGDIQKLTEFIMRKSPEAEALLQKVESEEAQRQ is encoded by the coding sequence ATGGAAGACAGACAAAGGCTCGAACAGATGGTAAATGAAATTAACATGTACCAGAGCCAACTGGACGTTTTAAAACAGCAAATTGAATCAGTCAATGCTTCTATAGCTGAATTAATATCAGCTGAAGAAACTTTAGAAGCGGTTAAAGGAAAAGAAGGTACAGAAACATTTGTACCTGTAGGTGCAGGTTCTTTTCTTATTGCAGAAATTAAAAATACTGATCAAGTTATAATGGGACTTGGAGCAGGCGCTGCTGCAAAGAAAAATATAGATGAAGCCAAAGAAAGTATATCTTCCCAGCGAAAAGAGCTGGAACAGTTAGTGGACAAAATGTCTGGAGATATACAGAAGTTAACTGAGTTCATTATGAGAAAAAGTCCTGAAGCTGAAGCACTACTTCAAAAAGTTGAAAGTGAAGAAGCCCAAAGGCAATAA
- the rpl18a gene encoding 50S ribosomal protein L18Ae: MRTKIFRIQGKFMMGNAFQPFTKELKAISEEDIHEKIYSEFGSKHGINRNKIVIEDIKEISKDDVQDPMIKALG, translated from the coding sequence ATGAGAACAAAAATATTTAGAATTCAAGGTAAATTTATGATGGGAAACGCCTTTCAACCTTTTACAAAGGAATTGAAAGCCATAAGTGAAGAAGATATACACGAAAAAATTTATTCAGAGTTTGGAAGCAAACACGGAATAAACAGAAACAAAATAGTCATAGAAGACATCAAAGAAATCTCAAAAGATGACGTTCAGGATCCAATGATTAAAGCCTTAGGGTGA